One window of Candidatus Saganbacteria bacterium genomic DNA carries:
- a CDS encoding ATP-binding protein: MFKRYYSEKLLDLLEPNKVLVLYGPRRVGKTTLIEEFIKGYNGKVFLGFGDDAKTKDILKTQEIEKIRNYFGGYHVIIIDEAQKIPDIGLSLKLIVDHLPNIKVIATGSSSFDLANKIGEPLTGRQRIIRLFPLSSMELKEQFGAVDAEKRLDDLLIYGSYPELLLKANYNNKMEYLSSLRDSYLYKDILELENLRNSDKIADLLRLIGFQIGNEVSLNELGNALDLSKQTVEKYLDLLEKAFVIIKVRGFSRNLRKEISKTARYYFWDNGVRNSIINNFNSLAARNDVGQLWENFLFIERFKKRSYQNILSNVYFWRTYDQKEVDLVEEREGKLFGYEFKWGDKKARKPKLWLQTYTNATYEVINRDNYLGFIA, translated from the coding sequence ATGTTTAAAAGATATTACTCAGAAAAGCTCTTGGATTTGCTGGAACCAAACAAGGTGCTAGTCCTCTACGGCCCCAGAAGAGTTGGAAAAACAACTCTAATCGAGGAGTTTATCAAAGGATACAATGGCAAGGTTTTTTTAGGTTTTGGAGATGACGCCAAGACTAAAGATATTCTAAAAACCCAAGAGATCGAAAAGATCCGAAATTACTTTGGCGGCTATCATGTGATCATCATTGATGAAGCTCAAAAAATTCCCGACATTGGTCTGTCCCTCAAGCTGATTGTTGATCATCTCCCCAACATCAAAGTGATCGCCACCGGCTCTTCTTCTTTTGACCTGGCAAATAAAATTGGCGAGCCGTTAACAGGCCGACAAAGGATCATAAGATTGTTCCCCCTATCCTCGATGGAACTGAAAGAACAGTTTGGAGCAGTTGATGCAGAGAAACGCCTCGATGACCTATTGATCTATGGATCTTACCCAGAATTGCTGCTGAAGGCAAATTACAACAACAAAATGGAATATCTATCTTCATTGCGCGATTCGTATCTGTATAAGGATATTTTGGAATTGGAAAATCTTAGGAATTCCGACAAAATAGCCGATCTATTAAGATTGATCGGTTTTCAGATCGGCAACGAGGTATCGCTCAATGAATTGGGGAACGCGCTTGATCTAAGCAAGCAAACTGTCGAGAAATATCTCGATTTGCTGGAAAAAGCCTTTGTCATCATCAAGGTCAGGGGGTTTTCCCGGAATTTACGAAAAGAGATCTCGAAGACTGCCAGATATTATTTTTGGGACAATGGAGTGCGAAATTCCATCATCAATAATTTTAACAGCCTTGCCGCCCGCAATGATGTCGGACAGCTCTGGGAGAACTTTTTGTTCATTGAGCGGTTCAAGAAGAGAAGCTATCAAAACATTCTTTCCAATGTTTATTTTTGGCGGACCTACGACCAAAAAGAAGTCGATCTGGTTGAGGAACGGGAAGGAAAATTATTTGGCTATGAATTCAAGTGGGGCGATAAAAAGGCAAGGAAGCCAAAACTCTGGCTTCAAACCTATACAAACGCTACATATGAAGTGATAAACCGTGATAATTATTTGGGATTTATTGCTTAA
- a CDS encoding transposase — MLGLLVGQNGYPIGYNIFEGNTFEGHTLLPVLEGIQKKYGFSKPTVIADAAMLSKKNLDNLSKEKYQFIIGGRIKNETDFGCEAVKPCKFCHQVAHRILRLIDLCIPFFQFYYF, encoded by the coding sequence ATGCTGGGGTTGCTGGTTGGACAGAATGGCTATCCCATTGGCTACAATATTTTCGAAGGGAATACTTTTGAGGGCCATACTCTCTTGCCCGTTCTGGAAGGCATACAAAAAAAATATGGATTTAGCAAGCCAACAGTGATTGCCGATGCGGCGATGCTTTCCAAAAAGAATCTGGATAATCTTTCCAAAGAGAAATATCAATTCATCATTGGTGGGCGAATCAAAAATGAAACCGACTTTGGCTGCGAAGCCGTCAAGCCATGCAAGTTTTGCCATCAAGTCGCTCACCGTATTTTGCGTCTTATCGATCTTTGTATTCCCTTCTTTCAGTTCTATTATTTTTGA
- a CDS encoding response regulator, protein MASTCTSLDEILRSGGNFETDIAHDGEEALNKIKNNLYDLVLLDIEMPKHDGYEILKISRELFPHLPVVFVTGKGKPNKISESIAKHGLTAVIEKPFKPKEVLDIVARSLKLKN, encoded by the coding sequence ATCGCTTCTACTTGCACCTCGCTCGATGAAATATTAAGATCCGGCGGCAATTTTGAAACGGATATCGCGCATGATGGCGAAGAGGCCCTAAATAAGATCAAAAACAACCTCTACGACCTGGTACTCCTCGATATAGAAATGCCAAAACACGATGGGTACGAAATACTGAAAATTTCAAGGGAACTTTTCCCCCACCTCCCTGTTGTATTTGTTACAGGCAAAGGCAAACCAAACAAAATTTCCGAAAGCATAGCAAAGCACGGGCTTACGGCTGTCATTGAAAAGCCTTTTAAGCCAAAAGAGGTACTGGATATAGTTGCAAGATCGTTAAAACTAAAAAATTGA
- a CDS encoding ATP-binding protein, translated as MNNKELNFISQEGEGLKIEFKENINNIDKDMVAFANTEGGRLFVGINDKKHIIGINTTRGIS; from the coding sequence ATGAACAATAAAGAATTAAATTTTATCTCACAGGAAGGTGAAGGGCTCAAAATTGAGTTCAAGGAAAATATTAATAATATCGACAAAGACATGGTTGCTTTCGCAAATACCGAAGGCGGCAGGCTTTTTGTCGGAATTAACGATAAAAAACATATAATAGGCATAAATACAACAAGAGGAATTAGCTAA
- a CDS encoding response regulator: MIINKKWLFIIIIFIICFFQISFAQTLTVSRDDASKEYLPGDFVHIVVDAPADTAQITAVTPDGSIISLVQERRSTVWRGIWQVPINFRSGKFTAKLTAVDVAGNIFEGQTDSFSIKQLAVISLVSKGTREAAAYFKVVLYLAPDNKEASAYLAEASHNLELMEKAARQRNLTALSVLFVFLIIIFLIVYLFVRLLLGRRPASPIGTALKIMPEIKLTDKEKSATWHKKLNWRTNPFAQDVIKSLFANNSILNADGLKSFLRVKIQSVGGSELLPFTDSAIDEIYALSKGKPKKAIQICDWAISQAIDQNLDKISAELIKGYEKLSLMNILIADDEEIVRTSLEMILRCGGGYQTDFALDGEEALKKIKENTYGAVLLDIEMPKINGYEVLKQARALYPSLPIIFVTGKGQPEKTIESLSNYGLTGYIEKPFTPEKVLDVVASVLKSA, encoded by the coding sequence TTGATAATAAATAAAAAATGGCTTTTTATAATAATAATATTTATTATTTGTTTTTTCCAGATATCTTTTGCCCAAACGCTGACAGTTTCCCGCGATGATGCTTCAAAAGAATACCTTCCGGGCGATTTTGTCCATATAGTTGTTGATGCCCCTGCGGATACCGCACAAATTACGGCGGTAACACCCGACGGCAGCATAATAAGCCTCGTCCAAGAAAGAAGATCGACTGTCTGGCGCGGCATTTGGCAGGTACCGATCAATTTTAGGAGCGGCAAATTTACCGCAAAACTTACAGCCGTCGATGTAGCTGGAAATATTTTTGAAGGGCAAACCGATTCGTTCTCTATAAAACAACTTGCCGTTATTTCGCTTGTAAGCAAGGGAACAAGGGAAGCAGCCGCGTACTTTAAAGTCGTCCTTTATCTCGCGCCCGACAACAAGGAAGCAAGCGCGTATCTCGCGGAAGCTTCGCACAATTTAGAACTTATGGAAAAAGCCGCAAGGCAGAGGAATTTAACGGCTCTTTCAGTTTTATTTGTATTTTTAATTATCATCTTTTTAATAGTTTATTTGTTTGTTCGCCTACTGTTAGGCCGTCGTCCAGCCTCTCCGATCGGGACCGCCTTAAAGATCATGCCGGAAATAAAGCTCACAGATAAAGAAAAGTCCGCAACATGGCATAAGAAGCTCAATTGGAGGACAAATCCTTTCGCCCAAGATGTCATCAAATCTTTATTTGCGAACAACAGCATATTGAATGCGGACGGCCTCAAATCCTTTTTACGGGTAAAAATACAATCGGTTGGCGGATCGGAACTCCTTCCGTTCACCGATTCGGCTATCGACGAAATATATGCCCTTTCAAAAGGCAAGCCAAAGAAAGCTATACAGATATGCGATTGGGCAATATCACAAGCCATCGACCAAAACCTGGATAAAATAAGCGCGGAATTGATCAAAGGCTACGAAAAGCTGTCGCTAATGAATATTTTGATCGCCGATGATGAGGAGATCGTCCGAACAAGCCTTGAGATGATCTTGCGGTGCGGCGGCGGCTACCAGACAGATTTCGCTCTCGACGGCGAAGAGGCATTAAAGAAAATAAAAGAAAATACTTATGGCGCGGTCTTGCTCGATATCGAAATGCCAAAGATCAACGGATATGAAGTCTTAAAGCAAGCACGGGCGCTCTACCCTTCGCTTCCGATAATTTTTGTAACCGGAAAAGGCCAGCCCGAAAAAACCATCGAAAGCTTGTCGAATTACGGATTGACAGGTTATATCGAAAAGCCATTCACTCCTGAAAAAGTTCTTGATGTGGTAGCTTCGGTATTAAAATCGGCGTAG